A genomic stretch from Deinococcus roseus includes:
- a CDS encoding DUF1016 N-terminal domain-containing protein produces the protein MPELSLSPDDAAYQAFLNDVKGRVQQARTRAMLSVNRELILLYWQLGREILSRQNDQGWGSKVVDI, from the coding sequence ATGCCAGAGTTGTCTCTTTCACCCGATGATGCCGCCTACCAGGCTTTCCTGAACGACGTGAAGGGCAGGGTGCAACAGGCCCGCACCCGCGCGATGCTCAGCGTGAATCGGGAATTGATCCTGCTGTACTGGCAACTTGGCCGGGAAATCCTCTCCCGCCAAAACGATCAGGGGTGGGGCAGCAAGGTGGTGGATATCTGA
- a CDS encoding LacI family DNA-binding transcriptional regulator, whose amino-acid sequence MASIYDVAKLAGVSPTTAKRALRSPEALHPNTLKKVQQAVEALQYEPDARAKSLKDAISPNVGLVLGSFVEPFFGELARSIARNLRNSKLNLIVTENEYDSTIELEELKQLYSQRIGALIVRRGYGEASAEYLQRLQDRGVYILEIDYRGVNSPYDSVMLDNEGCVRMGVNYLADLGHTRIAALSKYDSSRHPETRSFYFPKVMEERTLPLPDEYQRMAALSEEAAYHLTHELMRLDVPPTALFALTGTQTAGAYRALQELGLKVGSEISLLGFDNYSWTTLVTPGIDVIEQPTTEMGAAAAQIVLDVIQNGPPAEPISLRFPGRLIKRGSCIPPVKQ is encoded by the coding sequence GTGGCCAGCATTTATGACGTTGCAAAACTCGCAGGGGTGTCCCCCACCACCGCCAAACGTGCACTTCGCAGTCCAGAGGCCCTGCATCCCAACACCCTCAAAAAAGTCCAGCAGGCGGTGGAAGCCCTGCAGTACGAACCGGACGCCCGGGCCAAAAGCCTCAAAGACGCCATCAGTCCCAACGTTGGACTGGTGCTGGGATCGTTCGTGGAGCCGTTCTTTGGAGAACTGGCCCGCAGCATTGCCCGCAACTTGCGAAACAGCAAATTGAATTTGATCGTCACCGAAAACGAATACGACAGCACCATAGAACTCGAAGAACTGAAGCAACTGTACAGCCAGCGCATCGGTGCATTGATTGTCCGCCGGGGGTACGGAGAGGCCAGCGCCGAATACCTGCAACGCCTGCAGGACCGGGGCGTGTACATCCTGGAAATCGACTACCGGGGGGTGAATTCCCCTTATGATTCCGTGATGCTGGACAACGAAGGTTGTGTGCGCATGGGGGTCAATTACCTTGCGGACCTGGGACACACCCGCATTGCGGCCCTCAGCAAATACGACAGTTCACGGCACCCGGAAACCCGTTCTTTTTACTTCCCCAAAGTAATGGAAGAAAGAACCCTGCCCCTTCCAGACGAATACCAGCGCATGGCGGCCTTGAGCGAAGAAGCGGCCTACCACCTGACCCATGAACTCATGCGTCTGGACGTTCCCCCCACCGCCCTTTTTGCCTTGACCGGAACCCAGACGGCAGGGGCGTACCGTGCCTTGCAGGAACTGGGCCTGAAGGTGGGGAGTGAGATTTCCCTGCTTGGGTTTGACAATTACTCATGGACCACCCTGGTGACCCCGGGCATTGACGTGATCGAGCAACCCACCACCGAGATGGGCGCTGCAGCGGCACAGATTGTGCTGGACGTGATTCAAAATGGCCCACCTGCAGAGCCCATTTCCCTGAGGTTTCCGGGTCGATTGATCAAACGGGGCAGTTGCATTCCTCCAGTGAAGCAGTGA
- a CDS encoding carbohydrate ABC transporter permease, which produces MSVRQETTVKASTDNSRAWMHMLQGSLMTVLTYLILFLFLFPLIWMIAAGFKTEAQAFSIPPVFFFTPTLENFERALGTYTPFLKNALIVVGGSTLLAFLLGVPAGFAMALYPGRRTKSTLLWVLSTKMMPPVGVIVPLFLIFRDTHLLDTHLGLMLMFTTINLPLVVWMVHSYISEIPYGIFEAAKVDGANILQEFFQVALPLALPGIASTALLCVIFAWNEVFFALNLTSSDASPVSVFISSFKTSEGLFWAQMSAAATLTIAPVMVFGWFAQKQLIRGLTFGAVK; this is translated from the coding sequence ATGAGTGTCCGTCAAGAAACCACCGTTAAAGCTTCCACCGACAACAGCCGGGCCTGGATGCACATGCTGCAGGGCTCCCTGATGACCGTCCTGACCTACCTGATCCTGTTTCTGTTCCTGTTTCCGCTGATCTGGATGATTGCAGCGGGCTTCAAAACCGAAGCGCAGGCCTTTTCCATTCCACCCGTGTTCTTTTTCACGCCCACATTGGAGAACTTTGAGCGGGCCCTGGGGACCTACACCCCCTTCCTGAAAAACGCCCTGATCGTGGTGGGTGGTTCGACCCTGCTGGCGTTTTTGCTTGGCGTTCCTGCTGGATTTGCCATGGCCCTTTATCCGGGGAGACGCACCAAAAGCACCCTCTTGTGGGTGCTGTCCACCAAGATGATGCCCCCGGTGGGTGTGATTGTTCCCCTGTTCCTGATCTTCCGGGACACCCACCTTCTCGACACCCACCTGGGTTTGATGTTGATGTTCACCACCATCAACCTGCCCCTGGTGGTCTGGATGGTCCACTCCTACATCTCTGAGATCCCTTACGGCATTTTTGAGGCCGCCAAAGTGGACGGTGCGAACATCCTTCAGGAGTTCTTCCAGGTGGCCCTGCCGCTGGCCCTGCCAGGCATTGCTTCGACAGCCCTGCTCTGCGTGATTTTCGCCTGGAACGAGGTGTTCTTTGCCCTGAACCTGACCTCATCGGACGCTTCTCCGGTCTCAGTGTTCATCAGCTCCTTCAAGACGTCCGAAGGTCTGTTCTGGGCCCAGATGTCTGCAGCTGCAACGCTCACCATTGCCCCGGTGATGGTTTTCGGCTGGTTCGCCCAGAAGCAACTGATTCGTGGCCTCACCTTTGGGGCCGTCAAATGA
- a CDS encoding LacI family DNA-binding transcriptional regulator has protein sequence MTNIKAVAKRAGVSPSTAKRAINEPEKLSPALLHRVLQAIKELDYEPDLTARALRQGHTLNVGFLVPDLVEPFSAQLAQEVSVRLQHTPHILLLANSSHQPDLERHNLKRFSGQRISALIIRPSYGSGNLDYLLKMKDKGTYIIEVDHHLPDSPFDHVMLDHEQAIRLGLDHLTALGHTRIACLSTPSREGLLAGRTLMFEREMAARGIPVPPLYREINRHSTEDAYRFTRHLLGLPDPPTALFVLGGLELLGVHQGIQDAGLSVPGDISLLAFDEDAWTSRMKPGIDGIEQPVGMIGETLVRQVLKNTPAPVEPLQLKLPGRLIQRGSCAPPRGR, from the coding sequence ATGACCAACATCAAAGCGGTCGCCAAACGTGCCGGAGTGTCCCCCAGCACCGCCAAGCGGGCCATCAACGAACCTGAAAAGCTCTCTCCTGCTTTGCTGCACCGGGTGTTGCAGGCCATCAAAGAATTGGATTACGAGCCGGACCTCACTGCCCGGGCCCTGAGGCAAGGCCACACGCTCAACGTAGGGTTCCTGGTGCCGGACCTGGTGGAGCCGTTCAGTGCCCAGCTGGCCCAGGAGGTCAGCGTGCGGCTGCAGCACACCCCGCACATCCTGCTGCTGGCGAACTCCAGCCACCAGCCTGACCTGGAGCGGCACAACCTCAAACGGTTCTCGGGGCAACGCATCAGTGCACTGATCATCCGGCCGTCTTACGGCAGTGGGAACCTGGATTACCTGCTGAAGATGAAAGACAAAGGCACCTACATCATTGAGGTGGACCATCACCTGCCAGACAGCCCATTTGACCATGTGATGCTGGACCACGAACAGGCCATCCGTCTGGGCCTGGACCACCTGACTGCACTGGGGCACACCCGCATTGCGTGCCTCAGCACCCCTTCCCGGGAGGGGCTGCTGGCGGGACGGACCTTGATGTTTGAGCGGGAGATGGCGGCACGGGGCATTCCGGTGCCCCCACTGTACCGGGAAATCAACCGGCACAGCACCGAGGATGCGTACCGCTTCACCCGTCATTTGCTGGGCCTTCCAGATCCCCCCACGGCCCTTTTTGTGCTGGGAGGACTGGAACTGCTGGGGGTGCATCAGGGCATTCAGGATGCAGGGCTCAGTGTGCCCGGAGACATTTCCCTGCTGGCTTTCGATGAGGATGCCTGGACGTCCCGCATGAAACCCGGGATTGATGGGATTGAACAACCGGTGGGGATGATCGGAGAGACCCTGGTGCGTCAGGTGCTCAAAAACACCCCTGCACCGGTGGAACCCTTGCAACTGAAGTTGCCGGGGCGTTTGATTCAGCGGGGGAGTTGTGCTCCGCCCAGGGGTCGCTGA
- a CDS encoding zinc-dependent alcohol dehydrogenase family protein: MTKMHAAVITAKNTIEYQDVSKPQPGPGEVLIQVELAGVCGTDAHLLGGHFHARFPLIPGHEIVGRVVELGKNVKGFFEGQRVVLDPDLNCGTCVMCQRGMRHQCLNYEAIGVTRAGGFAQYVLAPSNVVYDANDLDPEVAVFAEPLGCVAWGITRLKPEPGSTALLYGAGGIGLLLMQALLASGVSEITVVDTQPERLTLARRLGARQAFVASSSTDEQLRDLFPHGFDVVTEATGAPKVQQHMVGHATPGGKILFFGVAPEDAIIEVSPYEMFRKDLTVLGSFSLNATVPLALRWLRSGRVQVERLITETLPLNLLHQGIQQKIAADPHHIKAVVDPSRTTGVWAT; the protein is encoded by the coding sequence ATGACGAAGATGCATGCTGCGGTGATCACGGCAAAAAACACCATCGAATACCAGGATGTCTCAAAGCCACAGCCTGGGCCCGGTGAGGTGCTGATTCAGGTGGAACTGGCCGGGGTGTGCGGCACCGACGCTCACCTGCTGGGAGGGCACTTTCATGCCCGGTTCCCCCTGATTCCCGGGCACGAAATCGTGGGCCGGGTGGTGGAACTGGGCAAAAACGTCAAGGGTTTTTTTGAAGGGCAGCGGGTGGTGCTGGATCCAGATTTGAACTGCGGGACCTGCGTGATGTGCCAGAGGGGCATGCGCCACCAGTGCCTGAATTACGAGGCGATTGGCGTCACCCGTGCGGGAGGGTTCGCTCAGTACGTGCTTGCCCCCTCAAACGTGGTGTATGACGCAAACGACCTGGACCCGGAAGTGGCGGTGTTTGCCGAGCCGCTGGGCTGTGTGGCCTGGGGCATCACCCGCCTGAAACCTGAGCCCGGTTCGACTGCACTCCTTTATGGTGCAGGGGGCATTGGACTCTTGCTGATGCAGGCCCTGCTGGCTTCAGGGGTGAGTGAAATCACCGTGGTGGACACCCAGCCTGAACGACTGACCCTGGCCAGACGCCTGGGGGCCAGGCAGGCTTTCGTGGCCTCCAGCAGCACCGATGAGCAATTGCGCGACCTGTTCCCCCACGGTTTCGATGTGGTCACAGAAGCCACGGGTGCACCAAAAGTGCAACAGCACATGGTGGGGCACGCCACCCCTGGAGGCAAAATCCTGTTTTTTGGGGTGGCCCCTGAAGACGCGATCATCGAAGTGAGTCCCTACGAGATGTTCAGGAAGGATTTGACGGTGCTGGGGAGTTTCTCCCTGAATGCCACCGTTCCCCTGGCCCTCCGCTGGCTGAGGAGTGGCCGGGTGCAGGTTGAGCGCCTGATCACCGAGACGTTGCCGCTCAACCTGCTGCACCAGGGGATCCAGCAAAAAATCGCTGCCGATCCCCACCACATCAAAGCGGTGGTGGACCCTTCTCGCACCACTGGAGTCTGGGCGACATGA
- a CDS encoding IS3 family transposase has protein sequence MESFFATLKLQLGLDKAIGDREETCRIVFSWMMGWYNLRRTHSALGYLSPADFEARHCG, from the coding sequence ATGGAAAGCTTCTTCGCCACCCTGAAGCTGCAACTGGGCCTGGACAAAGCCATTGGAGATCGAGAAGAGACGTGCAGGATTGTTTTCTCCTGGATGATGGGCTGGTACAACTTGCGTCGAACACACTCAGCCCTGGGGTATCTGTCCCCAGCCGATTTTGAAGCACGACATTGTGGATGA
- a CDS encoding PDDEXK nuclease domain-containing protein: protein MAFPEMKGFSRRHLLYMRSFAEAASEEFVQQVAAQLPWFHTCTLLDRVKDASQQEWYAQAALENGWSRAVLDHQIDSGLFERQGKALRNFQQTLPAPQSELAQQVFKHPMNLEFLALSEQASERELERGLIERLKDFMLELGVGFAFVGSQ, encoded by the coding sequence ATGGCCTTTCCGGAGATGAAGGGGTTCAGCCGCAGGCATTTGCTTTACATGCGGTCTTTTGCTGAGGCGGCCAGTGAAGAATTTGTGCAGCAGGTTGCTGCACAATTGCCGTGGTTTCACACCTGCACCCTGCTGGACCGCGTGAAAGATGCCAGTCAGCAGGAGTGGTATGCCCAGGCTGCCCTTGAGAACGGCTGGTCGAGGGCAGTGCTGGACCACCAGATCGACAGTGGATTGTTTGAACGGCAAGGAAAGGCGCTCAGAAATTTTCAGCAGACCTTGCCTGCACCACAGTCGGAATTGGCCCAGCAGGTGTTTAAGCACCCCATGAATTTGGAATTTCTGGCCCTCTCCGAACAGGCCTCTGAACGGGAACTGGAACGGGGTCTGATTGAACGCCTCAAGGACTTCATGCTAGAACTCGGGGTGGGTTTTGCTTTCGTGGGCAGCCAGTGA
- a CDS encoding ABC transporter substrate-binding protein, whose product MKKHQLSLLVLTAALGTAHAATTITIATVNNPDMVTMQKLTPEFNKLYPDITVKWVTLPENELRQKITLDVASGAGSFDIATVGAYEVPIWSKNGWLEDLSALFSKNPDIAKDYDLNDVLPGIRGALTVGGKLYAVPFYAESSMTFYNKDLFKKAGLTMPRNPTWSQIQNFAAKIHNPQGGIYGICLRGLPGWGENMGPFTTMVNTFGGRWFDLNWNAQVNSAAWKNTLEFYVNLQRKYGAPGATGNGFTENLTLMSQGKCGMWVDATVAAGFLSDPGSSKITKSVGFANAPTGPGTKRGSSWLWSWNLAIPKSTTHENEAFKFITWATSKDYIALVAREKGTWAAVPPGTRTSTYQNPNYKKAAGAFSNLVLASINRSDVNNATKDPVPYTGIQYIAIPEFQALGTLVGQYVAGALAGNLTIDQALKQAQDAANKVAKEGGYQK is encoded by the coding sequence ATGAAAAAACACCAGCTTTCACTGCTTGTGCTGACCGCAGCCCTTGGGACTGCACATGCCGCCACCACCATCACCATCGCCACCGTGAACAACCCGGACATGGTGACCATGCAAAAACTCACCCCCGAATTCAACAAGCTCTACCCCGACATCACCGTCAAATGGGTCACCCTACCCGAAAACGAGCTGCGCCAGAAAATCACCCTCGATGTGGCCAGTGGTGCAGGCAGCTTCGACATCGCCACGGTGGGTGCTTACGAAGTGCCGATCTGGTCGAAAAACGGCTGGCTGGAAGACCTCAGTGCGCTCTTCAGTAAAAACCCTGATATCGCCAAAGACTACGACCTGAATGACGTGCTGCCGGGCATCCGCGGAGCCCTCACCGTGGGTGGAAAACTCTACGCCGTGCCCTTCTATGCCGAGTCTTCCATGACCTTTTACAACAAGGACCTGTTCAAAAAAGCTGGACTGACCATGCCCAGAAACCCCACCTGGAGCCAGATTCAAAACTTCGCCGCCAAAATCCACAACCCACAAGGCGGCATTTACGGGATCTGTCTGCGCGGCCTCCCCGGCTGGGGTGAAAACATGGGTCCCTTCACCACCATGGTCAACACCTTCGGTGGACGCTGGTTTGATCTGAACTGGAACGCCCAGGTCAACAGTGCAGCCTGGAAAAACACCCTGGAATTCTACGTGAACCTCCAGCGCAAATACGGCGCACCCGGAGCAACCGGCAACGGTTTCACCGAAAACCTCACCCTGATGAGCCAGGGCAAATGCGGGATGTGGGTGGACGCCACCGTCGCCGCAGGTTTCCTCAGCGACCCCGGAAGCAGCAAAATCACCAAGAGCGTGGGCTTCGCCAACGCCCCCACCGGTCCCGGAACCAAACGCGGCAGCAGCTGGCTGTGGAGCTGGAACCTGGCCATCCCCAAATCCACCACCCACGAAAACGAAGCTTTCAAATTCATCACCTGGGCCACCAGCAAGGACTACATCGCACTGGTCGCCAGAGAAAAAGGCACCTGGGCTGCCGTGCCTCCAGGAACCCGCACCAGCACCTACCAGAACCCCAACTACAAGAAAGCCGCCGGGGCCTTCAGCAACCTGGTGCTGGCCAGCATCAACCGCTCAGACGTCAACAATGCCACCAAAGACCCCGTACCTTACACCGGCATCCAGTACATCGCCATCCCCGAGTTCCAGGCGCTGGGCACCCTGGTCGGCCAGTACGTCGCAGGTGCCCTCGCAGGCAACCTCACCATCGACCAGGCCCTCAAACAGGCCCAGGACGCCGCCAACAAGGTGGCCAAAGAAGGCGGCTACCAGAAGTAA
- a CDS encoding xylulokinase, producing the protein MHLGIDLGTGSIKVALFGEAGRCLRQGSRSYAILSPQKGWAETNPWDWWVAAGETVLQVVGHFGPSVKSIGLSGQMHGVVLTSREGNPLKPAILWADQRSSITLEAYRHLPESMGSALRNPVVPGMAGPILLWLKSFESAVYHQARWALQPKDWLCLQLTGHVHTDPSDLSGTLLSDPAHDHWNFELLKELGLREDLFPPVLPSRALGGTLLPSAARHLGLPEGIPVAVGAADTAAALLGTGLPEGQLQLTIGTGAQLVLKHQHLPDTHPTLQLYRTAEQRGWYSMAALQNAGLALEWVRSVLRLDWPTFYTLAEQAPAGSKGLVFLPHLTGSRTPHPTQANRGGWMGLGLEHDLPCMARSAFEGVALSITQGLQVMPPAQTDMVRLAGGGTTHPWWQQLLADLLQKPLEVIDTTGASARGAALLGEAAMKGQHPQFAQAQIAQTVLPNPEFPHQHLLERFGQAFQQVNRPHGPRPLD; encoded by the coding sequence ATGCACCTCGGAATTGACCTGGGCACCGGCAGCATCAAAGTCGCCCTGTTTGGTGAAGCGGGTCGCTGCCTCAGGCAGGGAAGCCGCAGTTACGCCATCCTTTCCCCGCAGAAGGGCTGGGCAGAAACCAACCCCTGGGACTGGTGGGTGGCTGCTGGAGAAACCGTCCTGCAGGTGGTGGGGCATTTTGGCCCCAGCGTGAAAAGCATCGGATTGTCCGGTCAGATGCACGGCGTGGTGTTGACTTCAAGAGAAGGAAACCCCCTGAAACCCGCCATCTTGTGGGCCGACCAGCGCAGCAGCATCACCCTTGAGGCCTACCGTCACCTCCCCGAGAGCATGGGTTCAGCCCTGAGAAACCCCGTGGTTCCTGGCATGGCGGGTCCCATCCTCTTGTGGCTCAAATCCTTTGAATCTGCTGTTTACCACCAGGCCCGCTGGGCATTGCAACCCAAAGACTGGCTCTGCTTGCAGTTGACCGGACACGTTCACACCGACCCCTCTGACCTGTCCGGCACCCTGCTCAGCGATCCAGCACACGACCACTGGAATTTTGAATTGCTGAAGGAACTGGGACTCAGGGAAGATCTGTTTCCTCCGGTGTTGCCCTCCCGGGCCCTGGGGGGCACCTTGCTTCCTTCAGCAGCCAGGCACCTGGGTCTCCCAGAAGGCATCCCGGTTGCAGTGGGAGCTGCCGACACCGCAGCGGCACTGCTCGGCACTGGACTCCCGGAAGGCCAGCTGCAACTCACCATTGGCACTGGGGCACAACTGGTGCTGAAGCATCAGCACCTTCCCGACACCCACCCCACCTTGCAACTGTACCGCACCGCCGAACAGAGAGGCTGGTACAGCATGGCAGCCCTGCAAAACGCAGGATTGGCCCTGGAGTGGGTGCGGAGCGTGTTGCGTCTGGACTGGCCCACCTTTTACACCCTCGCTGAGCAAGCCCCGGCGGGTTCGAAAGGCCTGGTGTTCCTCCCCCACCTGACTGGCAGCCGCACCCCCCACCCCACCCAGGCCAACAGAGGAGGATGGATGGGGCTGGGTCTGGAGCACGACCTGCCCTGCATGGCCCGTTCGGCTTTCGAAGGGGTGGCCCTGTCGATCACCCAGGGCTTGCAGGTGATGCCGCCCGCACAAACGGACATGGTGCGGCTTGCTGGAGGAGGCACCACCCACCCCTGGTGGCAACAGTTGCTGGCCGATCTGCTGCAAAAGCCGCTGGAAGTGATTGACACCACTGGTGCTTCCGCCAGAGGCGCGGCCCTTCTGGGTGAGGCAGCCATGAAAGGTCAGCACCCCCAATTCGCGCAGGCACAGATCGCCCAGACCGTTTTGCCGAACCCGGAGTTTCCCCACCAGCACCTGCTGGAGCGGTTTGGGCAGGCGTTCCAGCAAGTCAACAGGCCCCACGGACCACGGCCGCTGGACTGA
- a CDS encoding SDR family NAD(P)-dependent oxidoreductase, with translation MTVLDLFRLENRIAVVTGGAQGIGFEIVRALQEAGAQVIIADRNCDIGQAAAETLGVAFEKLDVTHPGSVADLARRIHTQHGRVDVLVNNAGIVYNLPAEETPDEDWIRVQEVNVNGVFWCCREFGKIMLAARKGSIVNTASMSGLISNHPQPQAGYNASKAAVINLTRSLAGEWASRGVRVNAVAPGYTATSLTKKAVDIPEWYDVWLKETPMGRMAEPQEIAPAVLYLASDASSFVTGHALVVDGGYTAW, from the coding sequence ATGACCGTACTCGACCTCTTCCGCCTTGAAAACCGAATCGCTGTGGTCACCGGAGGTGCCCAGGGCATCGGCTTCGAAATCGTCCGTGCCTTGCAAGAAGCCGGAGCACAGGTGATCATCGCTGACCGCAACTGTGACATCGGACAGGCCGCCGCCGAAACACTCGGGGTGGCTTTCGAAAAGCTGGATGTCACCCACCCTGGCAGCGTGGCCGACCTCGCCCGCCGCATCCACACCCAGCACGGCCGGGTTGATGTGCTGGTCAACAACGCTGGCATTGTTTACAATCTCCCTGCTGAGGAAACCCCCGATGAGGACTGGATCCGGGTGCAAGAAGTGAATGTGAACGGGGTATTCTGGTGCTGCCGCGAATTCGGCAAAATCATGCTGGCCGCCCGGAAAGGCAGCATTGTCAACACCGCCAGCATGAGTGGCCTGATTTCCAACCACCCCCAGCCCCAGGCCGGATACAACGCCAGCAAAGCCGCCGTGATCAACCTCACCCGTTCCCTGGCTGGAGAATGGGCCTCCAGAGGGGTGCGGGTCAATGCTGTCGCCCCCGGTTACACCGCCACATCCCTCACCAAAAAAGCCGTGGACATCCCCGAATGGTACGACGTGTGGCTGAAAGAAACCCCCATGGGACGCATGGCCGAACCCCAGGAGATTGCCCCTGCCGTGCTGTACCTGGCCAGTGACGCCTCCAGTTTCGTGACCGGTCACGCCCTGGTGGTGGACGGTGGCTACACCGCCTGGTGA
- a CDS encoding carbohydrate ABC transporter permease, with translation MLSNPGTVPTKKKNKTAPMNLSAFLLVLPALVFLIVTTQAPFIMTVYYSFFRWNLTIPGERPFVGLSNYLALFTESQNLHVMLNTVVLMLSVVALTVLIGGTVALLLNRRFLGRGVVRTLFISSFLVMPVVTAVVWKNMLLNPVFGFFAWVNQQLGLPVVDYLATYPMQSIVAMVTWEWTPFAALILLTGLQSIPEDQLEAARLDGATPLQEFWYVILPNLTKSLEVVILLETIFLMQVYGEIYTATSGGPGISTTTIPYFIYQKAFAEYNIGLASAAGVIAVFFTQAVASVVLRMIGRNIQGARA, from the coding sequence ATGTTGAGCAATCCGGGCACCGTCCCCACAAAAAAGAAAAACAAAACCGCCCCCATGAACCTTTCTGCTTTCCTGCTGGTTCTGCCTGCCCTGGTTTTTTTGATCGTGACCACCCAGGCCCCGTTCATCATGACGGTGTACTACAGCTTCTTCCGCTGGAACCTCACCATCCCCGGTGAACGCCCCTTTGTGGGCCTCAGCAATTACCTTGCACTGTTCACCGAAAGCCAGAACCTGCATGTGATGCTCAACACCGTGGTGCTGATGCTCTCTGTGGTGGCACTGACTGTCCTGATTGGCGGCACCGTGGCCTTGCTCCTCAACCGCCGGTTTCTGGGCCGGGGTGTGGTCCGGACGCTTTTCATCAGCAGCTTTCTGGTGATGCCGGTGGTGACCGCCGTGGTCTGGAAGAACATGCTCCTCAACCCCGTGTTCGGCTTCTTCGCCTGGGTCAACCAGCAACTGGGTCTTCCGGTGGTGGATTATCTGGCCACTTACCCCATGCAAAGCATTGTGGCAATGGTGACCTGGGAGTGGACCCCCTTTGCCGCACTCATTTTGCTCACCGGTCTGCAGTCCATTCCAGAAGACCAGCTGGAAGCGGCACGGCTGGATGGGGCCACCCCGTTGCAGGAGTTCTGGTACGTGATTTTGCCGAACCTGACGAAGTCGCTGGAAGTGGTGATTTTGCTGGAAACCATCTTCCTGATGCAGGTGTACGGGGAGATTTACACCGCAACTTCTGGGGGACCTGGGATCTCCACCACCACCATTCCCTACTTCATCTACCAGAAAGCCTTTGCCGAGTACAACATCGGTCTGGCCAGTGCTGCCGGAGTGATTGCCGTGTTTTTCACCCAGGCTGTGGCCTCAGTGGTGCTCCGCATGATCGGCCGCAACATCCAGGGGGCAAGAGCATGA